The following proteins come from a genomic window of Magnetococcales bacterium:
- a CDS encoding TIGR04283 family arsenosugar biosynthesis glycosyltransferase, with product MTPPRLSVIVPTWNEAATLPDLLAQLRRQTGVTLEVLVSDPGSTDGTRALAHQWGAQVVASPCRGRGAQMNAGANIATGRDLLFLHADSGLADPRLLQRALVHLDHIRAHSGDRWAGHFRLRFVDPPFAPPWILRYFEHKTMLNRPEGIHGDQGLLLSRRFFEELGGFNTGLPFLEDQHLSRQVAHLGRWTTLPGTLESSARRFRQEGVIRRMLLNAMILTSFHTDFAGFLQHAPTLYRTQDATQPLRLIPFLRLIRDLDRATKRIEAWQRWYRIGRFLRRNLLWQLFFLLDLLVTPLRPPERFPLLALHDRVVQPLLDFTPLDAVLALLTRLGTTLATFESCKSRK from the coding sequence ATGACCCCACCCCGACTTTCCGTGATTGTGCCCACCTGGAACGAAGCCGCGACCCTGCCCGACCTCCTGGCCCAGTTGCGCCGCCAGACCGGAGTGACCCTGGAGGTTCTGGTCTCAGACCCCGGTTCGACGGATGGCACCCGGGCATTGGCCCACCAGTGGGGCGCCCAGGTGGTGGCATCCCCCTGTCGGGGCCGAGGGGCGCAGATGAACGCCGGAGCCAACATCGCGACGGGACGGGATCTGCTGTTTCTGCACGCCGACTCCGGCTTGGCCGATCCCCGACTGTTGCAACGGGCGCTGGTCCACCTGGACCACATCCGCGCCCACTCCGGGGATCGATGGGCCGGGCACTTCCGGTTGCGGTTCGTCGATCCGCCCTTCGCCCCCCCCTGGATTTTACGTTATTTCGAGCACAAAACCATGCTCAACCGACCCGAAGGGATCCACGGTGACCAGGGGTTGCTGCTCTCTCGCCGTTTTTTCGAGGAACTGGGAGGATTCAACACCGGACTGCCCTTTCTGGAAGACCAACACCTCTCCCGACAGGTGGCCCATCTGGGCCGCTGGACCACCCTGCCCGGCACCCTGGAAAGCTCCGCCCGACGCTTCCGTCAAGAGGGGGTAATCCGGCGCATGCTGCTCAACGCCATGATCCTGACCAGCTTCCACACGGACTTTGCCGGATTTCTCCAGCACGCCCCCACCCTCTACCGGACCCAGGACGCCACCCAACCCCTGCGGCTGATCCCGTTTTTGCGTCTCATCCGCGACCTCGACCGGGCAACAAAGCGGATCGAAGCCTGGCAACGCTGGTATCGCATCGGTCGATTCCTGCGCCGCAATTTGCTGTGGCAACTGTTTTTTCTGTTGGATCTGCTGGTCACACCCCTCCGCCCTCCGGAGCGTTTTCCCCTGCTGGCATTGCACGATCGGGTGGTGCAACCCC